The following coding sequences are from one Desulfobacterales bacterium window:
- a CDS encoding TIGR02757 family protein: MALITKTTLDFLYNKYNKKEYIHPDPLEFLYFYNNTNDREIIGLIASSLAYGRVNQILKSVSSIISLMKVSPYDFLMKSNLLSLKETLKDFKHRFTKGDDIANMLIGAKKIIENHGSLYNFFLSHINEKDDTVLPVLELFVEKIFEGSCDCGHLLPKPSKKSPCKRLNLFLRWMVRKDDVDPGGWDEIPASKLVVPLDTHLHKISIKLGIISDKQANMQSALKITNFFKTITPADPVKYDFVLTRFGIRKDLNISDLFIQN; the protein is encoded by the coding sequence ATGGCGTTAATAACTAAAACTACTTTAGACTTCCTCTACAATAAATATAATAAAAAAGAATACATTCATCCTGATCCCCTTGAATTTCTGTATTTTTATAATAATACAAATGATCGTGAAATAATAGGGCTGATCGCGTCATCTCTCGCATATGGAAGAGTTAATCAAATATTAAAAAGTGTTTCGAGTATAATTAGTCTGATGAAAGTTTCTCCTTATGATTTTTTAATGAAATCAAATCTTTTATCCTTAAAGGAAACTTTAAAAGATTTTAAACATAGGTTTACAAAGGGAGATGATATTGCCAATATGCTTATTGGTGCAAAAAAAATAATCGAAAATCATGGAAGTCTTTATAATTTTTTTTTAAGCCATATAAACGAAAAAGATGATACTGTTCTTCCAGTACTTGAACTTTTTGTAGAAAAAATTTTTGAAGGCTCATGTGATTGTGGTCATTTATTGCCTAAACCTTCTAAAAAAAGTCCATGTAAAAGATTAAATTTATTTTTAAGATGGATGGTGAGGAAAGATGATGTTGATCCTGGAGGTTGGGACGAAATACCAGCGTCAAAATTAGTTGTTCCCCTTGATACCCATTTGCATAAAATAAGTATAAAATTAGGTATAATTTCAGATAAACAAGCCAATATGCAATCAGCGCTAAAAATAACAAATTTTTTTAAAACAATTACTCCAGCTGACCCAGTAAAGTATGATTTCGTTCTAACTCGCTTTGGCATAAGAAAGGATTTAAATATTTCTGATTTATTTATTCAAAATTGA
- a CDS encoding phosphoglycerate dehydrogenase, with product MFKVLISDNLGERGVQIFQEADNIEVDVKTGLSPDELKKIIGDYDALVIRSATKVTADIIEAGKKLKVVGRAGIGLDNVDLKAATKRGIIVMNTPGGNVVTTAEHAISMMLALTRNIPQGTATMKAGIWEKKKLMGREIRDKKLGLVGFGKIGSIVAELGRGLKMNVLVHDPNINPERIEQAGFQFVTLDELYRQSDYITIHVPKLKTTLGMINKEAFDKMKEGVMIINCARGGIINEADLCDAIKSGKVAGAALDVFETEPPGVTPLVQLDKVVTTPHLGASTVEAQTNVAVAIAGQIVEYFQTGTIINAANTPSVTGELLVKLKPYLSLADRMGCLAAQLIQGPTKEVIIEYSGDFQNLDLTPVSTSIINGLLKPIMKDEVNPVNAPVIAKERGITVTETTSAESQDYNNLITLKVKTSDEKLSSISGTIFGKKDPRVVAINNFRIEMVPEGHLALIHNLDKPGAIGSIGVTLGDNGINIAKMHVGQEQGGEKNIILLRTDTQIPDNVLEKLKALPMVKSITPLEL from the coding sequence ATGTTTAAAGTTTTGATTAGTGATAATCTTGGTGAACGAGGCGTACAAATATTTCAAGAAGCTGATAACATTGAAGTTGATGTAAAGACAGGCCTTTCTCCAGATGAACTTAAAAAAATAATTGGAGATTATGATGCTTTAGTAATTAGAAGTGCAACAAAAGTAACAGCAGATATAATCGAAGCTGGTAAAAAACTTAAAGTTGTTGGAAGAGCAGGAATTGGCCTTGATAATGTTGATTTAAAAGCAGCAACAAAAAGAGGTATAATTGTTATGAATACGCCTGGAGGCAATGTCGTAACTACTGCTGAACATGCTATTTCTATGATGCTTGCTTTAACCCGAAATATTCCCCAGGGAACTGCTACAATGAAAGCTGGAATATGGGAAAAGAAAAAGCTTATGGGTAGAGAAATTAGAGATAAAAAGCTTGGACTAGTTGGTTTTGGTAAAATAGGTTCAATAGTTGCTGAGCTTGGAAGAGGACTTAAAATGAACGTTTTAGTCCATGATCCAAATATAAATCCAGAGAGGATTGAACAAGCTGGATTTCAGTTTGTAACTCTTGATGAATTGTATCGCCAGTCCGATTATATTACCATTCACGTTCCTAAACTTAAAACCACATTAGGAATGATTAATAAAGAAGCCTTTGATAAAATGAAAGAAGGCGTTATGATAATCAATTGCGCCAGAGGCGGTATCATAAATGAAGCTGATTTATGTGACGCTATAAAATCTGGTAAAGTTGCTGGAGCTGCTTTAGATGTATTTGAAACAGAACCCCCTGGTGTTACTCCTCTCGTTCAATTAGATAAAGTTGTTACTACTCCTCATCTTGGAGCATCTACAGTTGAAGCTCAAACAAATGTAGCAGTCGCTATAGCTGGGCAGATTGTAGAATATTTCCAGACAGGAACCATAATAAATGCAGCGAATACGCCTTCTGTAACTGGTGAATTATTAGTTAAATTAAAACCATATCTATCCCTTGCAGATAGAATGGGATGTTTAGCTGCGCAACTTATACAAGGTCCAACAAAAGAAGTTATAATTGAATATAGCGGTGATTTCCAAAATCTTGACTTAACTCCAGTTTCTACATCTATTATTAATGGTCTTTTAAAACCAATTATGAAAGATGAAGTAAATCCTGTAAATGCTCCAGTTATAGCAAAAGAAAGGGGAATAACAGTTACTGAAACTACGAGCGCTGAATCTCAAGACTATAATAATCTTATAACATTAAAGGTTAAAACGTCTGATGAAAAGTTGAGCTCAATATCTGGAACAATATTTGGTAAAAAAGATCCTCGAGTAGTCGCTATAAATAATTTTAGAATTGAAATGGTTCCAGAAGGACATTTAGCGTTAATTCATAATCTTGATAAACCTGGAGCAATTGGAAGTATAGGTGTGACTTTAGGGGATAACGGAATAAATATAGCTAAAATGCACGTTGGTCAGGAACAAGGTGGAGAAAAAAATATAATATTACTTAGAACAGATACGCAGATTCCTGATAATGTTCTTGAAAAACTAAAAGCATTACCTATGGTAAAATCAATAACTCCTCTTGAACTCTAA
- a CDS encoding DegQ family serine endoprotease, with translation MFKFIYKNTYTSFTLTVIFFLICFQITFMEGLSSNAIAKFFGNKDNYENFSELVEKSSPAVVNISTVKNSKGSGRVFRHFSKNPFGDEFFNDFFEKFFGDEQEREFKQKSLGSGFIIDENGYIVTNNHVVEDADDIKVKLKSGEEYEAKIIGRDSNTDIALIKVQTSNKLPVLELGNSDELKVGEWVFAIGSPFGLEHTVTAGIVSAKGRVIGSGPYDDFIQTDASINPGNSGGPLINLDGKVIGINTAIVAGGQGIGFAIPVNLAKGIINQLKENGEVTRGWLGVSIQDLNPDIAEYYGIKGKKGAVVTEVFPSDPADNAGIKPRDIIMEVNGEKIESGRDLSAKIAKITVGANVTVKLLREGKEKTFNVKIAKREDQRDSLNEDNSKSSSDSIGIEVANLTPEISRRFNIKEGKGIIVVHVYPRTKGEQAGIQTGDIIKEVNRQEINSIEDYKNILKKVKDGSIVEMLIKRGYNFLIIKLK, from the coding sequence ATGTTCAAGTTTATATACAAAAATACCTATACATCATTTACTTTGACCGTCATATTTTTTTTAATCTGCTTTCAAATTACTTTTATGGAAGGACTCAGTTCTAATGCTATCGCTAAGTTTTTTGGAAATAAAGATAACTATGAAAATTTCAGTGAACTCGTTGAAAAATCGAGTCCTGCTGTTGTAAATATAAGCACTGTAAAAAATTCAAAGGGATCAGGGAGAGTTTTTAGACATTTTTCAAAAAATCCTTTTGGAGATGAGTTTTTTAATGATTTCTTTGAAAAATTTTTTGGAGATGAGCAAGAAAGGGAATTTAAACAAAAAAGCCTTGGCTCCGGTTTCATAATTGATGAAAATGGATATATAGTTACAAACAATCATGTAGTTGAAGATGCTGATGATATAAAGGTTAAATTAAAAAGCGGTGAAGAATATGAGGCAAAGATTATAGGAAGAGATTCAAATACAGATATAGCACTCATTAAAGTTCAAACCTCAAATAAATTGCCGGTTTTAGAGCTTGGTAATTCGGATGAATTAAAGGTAGGAGAGTGGGTATTTGCAATTGGGAGTCCTTTTGGCTTAGAACATACAGTCACCGCTGGAATTGTAAGCGCGAAAGGCCGTGTAATTGGTTCCGGTCCATATGATGATTTTATTCAAACAGATGCATCAATTAATCCTGGTAACAGTGGTGGCCCTCTTATAAATCTTGATGGAAAAGTTATTGGTATAAATACAGCTATTGTTGCAGGAGGGCAGGGTATTGGATTTGCAATTCCTGTTAATTTAGCTAAAGGCATTATTAATCAGCTAAAGGAGAATGGAGAAGTAACCAGAGGATGGCTTGGAGTTAGCATTCAAGATCTAAATCCAGATATTGCAGAATATTATGGTATTAAAGGAAAAAAAGGAGCCGTGGTTACAGAAGTATTCCCTAGTGATCCTGCAGATAATGCAGGAATAAAGCCGAGAGATATTATTATGGAGGTCAATGGAGAAAAAATAGAATCTGGCAGAGATCTTTCCGCAAAGATAGCAAAAATTACTGTGGGAGCTAATGTTACTGTTAAACTTTTAAGAGAAGGAAAAGAAAAAACGTTTAACGTTAAAATAGCTAAAAGGGAAGATCAAAGGGATTCTTTAAATGAAGATAATTCAAAGAGTAGTTCTGATTCTATTGGAATAGAGGTAGCAAACCTTACCCCTGAAATTTCAAGACGTTTTAACATAAAAGAAGGAAAAGGCATAATTGTTGTTCATGTATATCCTCGCACAAAAGGAGAACAAGCTGGAATTCAAACAGGTGACATCATTAAAGAGGTAAATAGACAGGAAATTAACTCTATTGAAGACTATAAAAATATATTGAAGAAAGTTAAAGATGGTAGCATTGTTGAGATGTTAATAAAACGAGGATATAATTTTTTAATAATAAAGCTTAAATAA
- a CDS encoding 50S ribosomal protein L25, which yields MEPVELNAKVRHKSGDGYSNSLRREGFVPAILYGPGINNLSIEVSLKAFEDLLKVVGSKQVLLNLNVQNGNLNKYMVMLKEIQNHPVTKKILHIDFYAVDLNRKIRIKVPVTLKGKSIGVEKGGVLQLIRRKVEILCYPMDIQRNIDLDVSDLDIGDSIHVKDIKLEEKIELPADVNFTVVTVLSPKVHDVKAKEEGTEQAASVTEQKVQKPQKGK from the coding sequence TTGGAGCCAGTAGAACTTAATGCTAAAGTTAGACATAAATCTGGGGATGGATATTCTAATTCTTTAAGAAGAGAAGGTTTCGTTCCCGCAATTTTATACGGTCCAGGTATAAATAATTTATCTATTGAAGTTTCATTAAAAGCTTTTGAAGATTTACTCAAAGTCGTAGGTTCTAAACAGGTTTTGTTAAATCTTAATGTGCAAAATGGGAATCTCAATAAATATATGGTCATGTTAAAAGAGATTCAAAATCATCCAGTTACAAAAAAAATTTTGCATATAGATTTTTATGCTGTTGACTTGAATAGAAAAATACGAATTAAAGTTCCTGTAACTTTAAAAGGTAAATCTATTGGAGTAGAAAAAGGTGGAGTTTTACAATTAATTCGTAGAAAGGTAGAAATATTATGTTATCCAATGGATATTCAACGTAATATTGACCTTGACGTTTCAGATCTTGATATCGGTGATTCCATCCATGTAAAAGATATAAAATTAGAAGAAAAAATAGAGCTCCCAGCTGATGTTAATTTTACAGTTGTAACTGTTTTGAGTCCTAAAGTTCATGACGTTAAAGCTAAAGAAGAGGGGACAGAACAAGCGGCTTCAGTAACTGAACAAAAAGTACAAAAGCCACAAAAAGGAAAATAA
- a CDS encoding formylglycine-generating enzyme family protein produces the protein MKFVYIEPGEFMMGSPSNEPGRDSDDETQHKVRITRGFYMQQTQVTQAQWKKIMGKNPSYFQNAGDNAPVETISWVDCKEFIEKLNQMEGGNFYRLPTEAEWEFACRAGTTTPFSFGKCLSTEDANYDGNYPLGNCPKGIYREKPLPVASFSPNKWGLYDMHGNVWEWCLDIYASDIDKKGVVDNPISRRTICKRRQYSN, from the coding sequence ATGAAGTTCGTATATATTGAGCCCGGTGAGTTTATGATGGGAAGTCCTTCAAATGAGCCTGGAAGGGATTCAGATGATGAAACTCAGCATAAAGTTCGAATAACAAGGGGATTTTATATGCAGCAGACTCAGGTAACACAGGCTCAATGGAAAAAGATTATGGGAAAAAATCCATCATATTTTCAAAATGCTGGGGACAATGCACCTGTTGAAACAATATCTTGGGTTGATTGTAAGGAATTTATAGAAAAATTAAATCAAATGGAAGGTGGAAATTTTTACAGGCTGCCTACTGAGGCTGAGTGGGAGTTTGCTTGTAGGGCCGGGACTACAACGCCTTTTTCATTTGGAAAATGTTTGTCAACAGAAGATGCTAATTATGATGGAAATTATCCTTTAGGAAATTGTCCAAAAGGTATATACAGGGAAAAGCCTTTACCTGTTGCGAGTTTTTCACCAAATAAATGGGGGCTATATGATATGCATGGGAATGTATGGGAGTGGTGCTTAGATATATATGCAAGTGATATTGATAAAAAAGGTGTAGTTGATAATCCCATATCTCGGAGAACAATATGCAAAAGAAGACAATATAGTAATTAA
- the glpC gene encoding anaerobic glycerol-3-phosphate dehydrogenase subunit C — MINIENISFDHCIKCTVCTVYCPVAKVTHLYPGPKQSGPDAERLRIKNPELVDESLKYCNNCKRCEIACPSDVKIADIIQKAKYHYTSKSFSLRNFLLSRTDLMGSFGTFASPALNYFTKLFFTKFLLKTFLNISPRSFPTYENGTFVRWYYEHARNQNRFSEKVTYFHGCYVNYNNHEIGKTLIRILNLMNIGVMITDEKCCGVPLIANSSINKAKKNAHFNVKYLAKSVSHDKTKKIVLTSSSCAYALKYEYKNLLGVNNSKIYDQIEYITQFIYEKLESNNFILSTLNIIAAYHAPCHLERMGGTIYTIGLLKKIPGLQLKILNSECCGIAGTYGFKNECNQISQDIGKELFKKINFIQPDVVVTDCETCKWQIEMNTSYEVVHPLTLLARAIRFD; from the coding sequence ATGATTAATATTGAAAATATTAGCTTTGATCATTGTATCAAATGTACGGTTTGTACTGTTTATTGTCCAGTAGCAAAAGTAACACATCTTTACCCAGGCCCTAAGCAATCTGGCCCTGATGCTGAAAGACTTAGAATAAAAAATCCTGAGCTTGTGGATGAGTCTTTAAAATATTGTAATAACTGTAAAAGATGTGAAATAGCATGCCCTTCTGATGTAAAAATAGCCGATATAATACAGAAGGCAAAATATCACTATACTTCAAAATCTTTTTCTTTGAGGAATTTTCTTCTCAGCAGAACTGACCTTATGGGTTCTTTTGGAACGTTCGCATCTCCGGCGCTGAATTATTTTACCAAATTGTTTTTTACTAAATTTTTGTTAAAAACGTTTCTTAATATATCCCCAAGAAGTTTTCCCACGTATGAAAACGGTACATTTGTAAGGTGGTATTATGAACATGCCCGTAATCAAAATCGATTTTCAGAGAAAGTAACATATTTCCATGGTTGCTATGTAAACTATAATAATCATGAAATTGGAAAAACTCTTATAAGAATATTAAATCTTATGAATATAGGGGTTATGATAACCGATGAGAAATGTTGCGGCGTCCCTTTGATTGCAAACAGCAGCATAAATAAAGCTAAAAAAAATGCACATTTTAATGTAAAGTATTTAGCTAAGTCTGTTTCCCATGATAAAACTAAAAAAATTGTTTTAACATCTTCAAGCTGCGCCTATGCTTTAAAATATGAATACAAAAATCTTCTTGGAGTTAATAATTCAAAGATTTATGATCAAATTGAGTATATAACCCAATTTATTTACGAGAAATTAGAAAGCAATAATTTCATTTTATCAACCTTAAATATAATCGCCGCTTATCATGCACCTTGCCATTTAGAGCGTATGGGAGGCACTATTTATACAATAGGGTTATTAAAAAAAATTCCTGGGCTTCAATTAAAGATACTTAATTCAGAATGCTGCGGTATTGCAGGAACATATGGATTTAAAAACGAGTGTAATCAAATAAGCCAAGATATAGGGAAAGAATTGTTTAAAAAAATAAATTTTATACAGCCGGATGTTGTTGTTACAGATTGTGAAACCTGCAAATGGCAAATAGAAATGAATACATCCTATGAAGTCGTTCATCCGTTAACACTGCTCGCAAGAGCTATACGGTTTGATTAG
- the ispE gene encoding 4-(cytidine 5'-diphospho)-2-C-methyl-D-erythritol kinase produces MKQIKILSPAKINIFLEVTGKREDGYHNLITLMCGISLYDDITVDFNVSKTFITCDSSLVPVDESNIALKAAMLFYKEFNQKNFIHIDIKKNIPVGAGLGGGSSNAASILKSLNEYYGFPFTTEKLCDIGKLIGADVPFFIFNKPAIATGIGDELEFINIEPYHVLVIYPGYGISTADVYKKFNFALTNKEKNITNASLKKGCLKSLLHNDLESVSISVYPEIKKIKDILIKEGSEGSLMSGSGTSVFGLFSDYDKAKKAYKFIKQNYIWQIYLAQLSI; encoded by the coding sequence ATGAAACAAATAAAGATTCTTTCACCTGCAAAAATTAATATTTTTTTAGAGGTAACTGGAAAGAGAGAAGATGGTTACCATAATCTAATAACCCTTATGTGCGGTATTAGTTTGTATGATGATATAACAGTTGACTTTAACGTTTCAAAAACATTTATAACTTGTGATTCTTCTTTGGTGCCAGTAGATGAATCAAATATTGCTTTAAAAGCAGCTATGCTTTTTTATAAAGAATTTAATCAAAAAAATTTTATACATATTGATATAAAAAAAAATATTCCAGTAGGCGCTGGGCTTGGAGGAGGAAGCAGTAATGCAGCCTCTATTTTAAAATCTTTAAATGAATATTATGGATTCCCATTTACAACTGAAAAACTTTGTGACATAGGAAAATTAATTGGTGCAGATGTTCCTTTTTTTATTTTCAACAAACCAGCTATTGCTACAGGTATAGGGGATGAACTTGAATTTATAAACATTGAACCATATCATGTCCTTGTAATATACCCTGGTTACGGCATATCAACAGCTGACGTTTATAAAAAATTTAATTTTGCATTGACAAATAAAGAAAAAAACATTACAAATGCATCTTTAAAAAAAGGGTGTCTTAAATCACTATTACACAATGATCTTGAATCTGTATCAATTAGTGTTTATCCTGAAATAAAAAAAATTAAGGATATTCTTATAAAAGAAGGTTCTGAAGGATCTCTTATGTCAGGGAGTGGAACATCAGTATTTGGTTTATTTTCTGATTATGATAAAGCAAAAAAAGCTTACAAATTTATAAAGCAGAATTATATATGGCAGATTTATCTTGCTCAACTTTCAATATAA
- a CDS encoding ribose-phosphate pyrophosphokinase: MDSYSIFSGNSNIELAEKISKYLEKTLGEAKVKTFSDGETQIEIKENVRSKDIFVIQSTCPPVNHNLVELLLMIDAFKRSSTKRITAVIPYYGYARQDKKVIPRVPISARLIADLLTTAGANRIITMDLHANQIQGFFNIPVDNLYATPVILKYLKANLKKDLVIVSPDAGGVERARAFAKRMHAGLAIIDKRREAPNEATAMAVIGDVSDKITIILDDMVDTAGTLTEAVSALIKNGAKEVHACCSHAVLSGPAIERVKKSELKTLIVTDTIPLGDKILECDKIKVLSIAELVGEAIIRCHRGDSVTSLFV, from the coding sequence ATGGACTCATACTCGATTTTTAGTGGAAATTCGAACATTGAACTTGCAGAAAAAATTTCTAAATATTTAGAAAAAACATTAGGAGAAGCAAAAGTAAAAACATTTTCAGACGGAGAAACTCAGATTGAGATTAAAGAAAATGTAAGATCTAAAGATATTTTTGTTATTCAATCTACTTGCCCGCCTGTGAATCATAACCTTGTAGAACTTTTATTAATGATTGATGCTTTTAAGCGATCATCTACTAAAAGAATTACAGCTGTAATTCCTTATTATGGCTATGCAAGACAGGATAAAAAAGTTATTCCAAGAGTTCCAATCAGTGCAAGATTAATAGCTGATTTATTAACAACAGCTGGAGCTAATAGAATAATAACCATGGACTTACATGCAAATCAAATTCAAGGTTTTTTTAACATACCAGTTGATAACCTTTATGCTACCCCTGTAATTTTAAAATATCTTAAAGCAAATTTAAAGAAAGATTTAGTAATAGTATCTCCTGATGCTGGTGGCGTAGAAAGAGCAAGGGCTTTTGCAAAGAGGATGCATGCAGGGTTGGCGATAATTGATAAAAGGCGTGAAGCTCCAAATGAAGCAACAGCTATGGCTGTAATTGGAGATGTTTCTGATAAAATAACAATAATTTTGGATGATATGGTAGATACAGCAGGGACATTGACAGAAGCTGTAAGTGCACTTATAAAAAATGGAGCAAAAGAAGTACATGCTTGTTGCTCCCATGCAGTGCTTTCAGGCCCTGCGATTGAGAGAGTCAAAAAATCTGAGTTAAAAACACTTATAGTAACTGATACTATACCATTAGGAGATAAGATATTAGAGTGTGATAAAATAAAAGTTCTTTCTATTGCTGAATTAGTTGGAGAGGCAATAATACGTTGTCATAGAGGCGATTCGGTAACATCATTGTTTGTATAA
- a CDS encoding DUF1844 domain-containing protein, translating to MVDSEQNNNKNRSSETLVHKMNFSTFILSLNSSVLINLGLIEDPFLKKKDKNLILAKQSIDIIDMLFEKTKGNLTKEEDSFIKNILFELRMLYVKEKN from the coding sequence ATGGTAGATTCAGAACAAAATAACAACAAAAATAGATCATCAGAAACATTAGTACATAAAATGAATTTTTCTACCTTCATACTTTCATTAAATTCGTCTGTATTAATTAATCTTGGATTAATTGAAGATCCATTTTTAAAAAAAAAAGATAAAAATTTAATCCTTGCAAAACAATCAATAGATATTATTGATATGCTTTTTGAAAAAACAAAAGGAAATCTTACTAAAGAAGAAGATAGCTTTATAAAAAATATTTTGTTTGAATTACGAATGCTCTACGTAAAAGAAAAAAACTAA
- a CDS encoding PEGA domain-containing protein → MSLELSEELAKELIKRCFPQFEFGWKIGSGAFGSVFLIEAGYNQKKAVKVMEMLAHKSKGCSRATQLTKKLNNDFQMVKDEYENIEGEGVIKIDEFHLIEREATDREASAYLLVKMRYYEKSLEDFVIAKYEEDSNVSPELAKALMIQLATILNRLLKITSGKSKGFIVTDLKPSNLMIETKDDQINILIADLGGIKRIKTVMSDNKEYTFDWTAPEIFVKGEKPNELSMIYSYGMVSFFIWEGELPYPDENHLSRPTEIQNQGLKFERDDVPDNIKNLIATCLSREPENRPQCLDDIIKDLTSESKKRKKNFNQKTVISSERKAEIEAEERAKAKFGVLIVTSEPSDVDVILDGEPKGQSPLRIENVPIGIRILRLKAKTDYYKPSSQPIEISPLMENKVHVVMEKETGRLKVEAETFSKKYPARFYLDNSLSGIAPLQLEVGIGEHKYKFEANAHKSESGAITIKKDNEIKLSKTLTPLPGKTYICSDPEGALIYIDGKNTGAKTDNKFENIAAGRHKIKLELNGYEVSEDDVVIEPSGFVQKELNLKKTNIKIRRYMGIQSNSGNEVRIY, encoded by the coding sequence ATGTCCCTCGAATTAAGCGAAGAATTGGCAAAAGAATTAATAAAAAGGTGTTTTCCTCAGTTTGAATTTGGCTGGAAAATAGGCTCAGGAGCATTTGGAAGTGTTTTTTTGATTGAAGCAGGATATAATCAAAAAAAAGCTGTTAAAGTAATGGAAATGTTAGCCCATAAATCAAAGGGATGTTCAAGGGCAACTCAATTAACTAAAAAATTAAATAATGATTTCCAAATGGTAAAAGATGAGTATGAGAATATAGAAGGTGAAGGAGTAATAAAAATAGATGAATTCCATTTAATCGAGAGAGAAGCTACAGATAGAGAAGCATCAGCTTATTTATTAGTTAAAATGCGTTATTATGAAAAATCATTAGAAGATTTTGTAATAGCTAAATATGAAGAAGATTCAAATGTAAGTCCTGAATTAGCTAAAGCTTTAATGATTCAACTCGCAACAATATTAAATCGGCTGCTTAAAATAACAAGCGGTAAATCAAAAGGTTTTATTGTAACAGATTTAAAGCCATCAAACTTGATGATAGAAACAAAAGATGACCAAATTAATATACTTATAGCTGATCTTGGAGGAATAAAAAGAATAAAAACCGTAATGTCGGATAATAAAGAATATACATTTGATTGGACAGCTCCAGAAATATTTGTAAAAGGAGAAAAACCAAATGAATTATCAATGATATATTCCTATGGAATGGTGTCGTTTTTTATATGGGAAGGTGAACTCCCCTATCCAGATGAAAACCATTTATCAAGACCAACTGAAATACAAAATCAAGGTTTAAAATTTGAAAGAGACGATGTCCCTGATAATATAAAAAATTTGATAGCAACATGCTTATCGCGTGAGCCAGAAAATAGACCTCAATGTTTAGACGATATAATAAAAGACCTCACTTCAGAATCTAAAAAAAGAAAGAAAAATTTTAATCAAAAAACTGTAATTTCATCCGAAAGAAAAGCAGAAATAGAAGCAGAAGAGCGCGCAAAAGCAAAATTCGGAGTTTTAATAGTTACATCAGAGCCAAGTGATGTGGATGTGATATTAGACGGTGAGCCAAAAGGTCAATCACCATTAAGAATAGAAAATGTTCCAATAGGGATAAGAATATTAAGGTTAAAAGCCAAAACAGATTATTATAAGCCATCATCTCAACCAATAGAAATATCTCCGCTCATGGAAAACAAAGTGCATGTTGTTATGGAAAAAGAAACAGGAAGATTAAAAGTTGAAGCAGAAACTTTTTCAAAAAAATATCCAGCAAGATTTTATTTAGACAATAGTCTGTCAGGAATAGCTCCTTTGCAATTAGAAGTAGGAATAGGTGAGCATAAATATAAATTTGAAGCTAATGCCCATAAGTCAGAATCAGGAGCAATTACAATAAAGAAAGACAATGAAATAAAATTATCAAAAACATTAACGCCATTGCCCGGCAAAACCTATATATGCAGTGATCCAGAAGGAGCATTAATATATATTGATGGGAAAAATACAGGAGCTAAAACAGATAATAAATTTGAAAATATTGCAGCAGGACGTCATAAAATAAAGCTTGAGCTTAATGGTTATGAAGTGTCAGAAGATGATGTAGTAATTGAGCCTTCAGGTTTTGTTCAAAAAGAATTGAATTTGAAAAAAACCAACATTAAAATTAGGAGATATATGGGAATCCAAAGTAATTCCGGGAATGAAGTTCGTATATATTGA